Proteins encoded together in one Diabrotica undecimpunctata isolate CICGRU chromosome 3, icDiaUnde3, whole genome shotgun sequence window:
- the LOC140436684 gene encoding cytochrome b-c1 complex subunit 6, mitochondrial-like, giving the protein MVFERFLKFPKIFSVKAQDDDEELVDPQETLREKCRDTEHCQKLAEKYQACNDRVNSRSRTTETCVEELFDLLHAVDHCVTKDLFSKLK; this is encoded by the exons ATGGTATTCGAAAGGTTCTTGAAATTCCCTAAAATATTTTCAGTAAAGGCTCAAGACGACGATGAAGAATTAGTGGATCCACAGGAAACTTTAAGG GAGAAGTGTAGAGACACAGAACACTGCCAAAAACTAGCTGAGAAGTACCAAGCATGTAATGACAGAGTTAATTCTAGATCACGTACAACAGAAACCTGTGTTGAAGAACTTTTTGATTTACTGCATGCTGTAGACCATTGTGTGACCAAAGACCTCTtcagtaaattaaaataa